One stretch of Harmonia axyridis chromosome 1, icHarAxyr1.1, whole genome shotgun sequence DNA includes these proteins:
- the LOC123683532 gene encoding LOW QUALITY PROTEIN: dihydrodiol dehydrogenase 3-like (The sequence of the model RefSeq protein was modified relative to this genomic sequence to represent the inferred CDS: inserted 1 base in 1 codon; substituted 1 base at 1 genomic stop codon) produces MTSKIPAFKLNNGREMPSIGYGTWQAKDDELEKALEAALEAGYRHIDTAXSYGNEKVIGKVLNRWIDEGKFKREDIFLVTKLPAGGVRPEGVSKYLNRSLENLQMDYVDLYLIHVPFTLKDVEGQLFPTKPDGTIDMDFSTDHIAVWKEMEKQIDNGKTKAIGLSNFNKTQIERILKNCKIRPSALQIELHPYLQQNELVDVCKQHNIIVTAYSPLGSPGLAAFMASNYGTKLNLPDVLGNPTIKAIAKKHSKTEAQVVLRFLIQGGCIPIPKSTNLARLKQNLDIFDFELDKEDIKQLKVLDAGIRICDCMVFKGIEKHPEYPFXDVIKQ; encoded by the exons ATGACTTCAAAAATTCCAGCTTTCAAATTAAACAATGGCAGAGAGATGCCTTCAATCGGTTATGGTACATGGCAG GCGAAGGACGATGAACTTGAAAAAGCATTAGAAGCAGCTTTAGAAGCGGGTTATAGACATATCGACACGG ACTCATATGGAAATGAGAAGGTCATTGGAAAAGTATTGAACCGCTGGATCGATGAAGGAAAATTTAAAC GAGAAGATATTTTCTTGGTAACAAAGCTTCCCGCTGGTGGTGTTCGCCCTGAAGGAGTCTCAAAGTATCTGAATAGATCTCTAGAGAACCTACAAATGGATTATGTTGATTTGTACCTTATTCATGTACCATTTACTCTCAAAGATGTTGAAGGTCAACTCTTTCCCACTAAGCCTGATGGTACTATTGATATGGATTTTTCTACAGATCATATTGCCGTATGGAAG gagATGGAAAAACAAATAGATAACGGTAAAACTAAGGCAATCGGATTGTCTAACTTCAATAAAACGCAAATAGAAAGGATATTGAAGAACTGCAAGATAAGGCCCAGTGCTCTACAAATTGAACTTCATCCGTATCTTCAGCAAAATGAATTGGTTGATGTTTGCAAACAGCATAATATCATCGTTACAGCTTATTCCCCTCTGGGATCACCAGGTCTAGCAGCATTCATGGCCTCCAATTACGGAACGAA ATTAAATTTACCAGACGTTCTTGGAAACCCAACCATCAAAGCCATTGCTAAGAAGCATTCTAAAACGGAAGCTCAAGTAGTATTGCGTTTCCTCATTCAGGGTGGATGTATACCCATTCCGAAAAGCACCAATCTTGCAAGGCTCAAGCAAAATCTCGATATTTTTGATTTCGAACTGGATAAGGAGGATATCAAGCAACTGAAAGTTTTGGATGCAGGGATCAGGATTTGTGACTGCATGGTGTTCaaggg gataGAAAAGCATCCCGAATATCCTTTCTAGGATGTTATCAAGCAATAA
- the LOC123688366 gene encoding tigger transposable element-derived protein 4-like, whose protein sequence is MFGVGEMSKPRKLKSLTIGKKLEILKKVENRVNRKIICQEYDIPKSTLCTIIKNKDTIAKFGAEVNNPCVVKRNKPKKKVNTALIKWFEASRKANLPISGPILQQKALDFSRKLGDENFKASSGWLEKFKKRHGVLQKKACGESAAVNQEECDNWIRDVLPTILAPYEADDIFNADETGLFFKCLPDKTLTFKNEKCYGGKLSKERVTLLLAANMSGSEKLKPVIIGKSAKPRCFAGVKCLPLTYYSNKKAWMTSEIFEKWLLNLDKHFQLQNRRVLLLIDNCPAHPNIDHRLKAIKLIFFPPNTTSKLQPLDQGIIKSFKFHYKRRILQTVLDGFESNGTIPKIDLLDCIHTSAAVWRVDLTQETIQNCFRKAGFGTHNFYDYEDELPLSELKKIMTSEQKVALDLQESVFKCLEVLNADDKVSLEEYINVDVDLITSENPSEDEILEYVNNKQEDLENFSETIPEDDDEDDSVGAARQKPSDAEVAKAIETIRLAFSMNEAATDDDLTLIFEISKKFEAYRLNNKTFRQTLITDFF, encoded by the exons atgtttggaGTTGGTGAGATGTCGAAGCCGCGTAAACTGAAGTCTTTAACGATCGGAAAGaagttagaaattttaaaaaaagtggaaaatcgTGTCAACAGAAAAATCATTTGCCAAGAATATGATATTCCGAAAAGTACATTATGcactataataaaaaacaaagatacAATAGCTAAGTTTGGTGCAGAAGTGAATAACCCTTGTGTAGTGAAGCGAAATAAGCCTAAGAAGAAAGTGAACACTGCATTGATCAAGTGGTTCGAAGCTTCAAGAAAAGCAAATTTGCCAATCTCAGGGCCCATTTTGCAACAGAAGGCATtagatttttccagaaaattgggagatgaaaatttcaaggctaGCTCGGGATggcttgaaaaattcaaaaaaag ACATGGTGTATTGCAAAAAAAAGCGTGTGGGGAAAGTGCTGCTGTTAATCAAGAAGAGTGTGATAACTGGATTCGAGATGTTCTTCCTACAATTTTAGCTCCTTACGAAGCTGACGATATTTTCAACGCAGATGAGACTGGGTTGTTCTTCAAATGCTTACCAGATAAAACCTTaactttcaaaaatgaaaaatgttacggaggcaaattatccaaggaaaggGTGACTCTTTTATTAGCAGCAAATATGAGTGGCAGTGAGAAATTGAAACCTGTAATAATAGGGAAAAGCGCAAAGCCACGATGTTTCGCAGGAGTGAAATGTTTACCCCTTACTTATTACAGTAACAAAAAGGCCTGGATGACGAGTGAGATATTTGAAAAGTGGTTGTTGAATCTAGACAAACATTTCCAACTTCAAAATCGTAGAGTTCTATTACTGATTGACAACTGCCCTGCTCATCCAAATATCGATCATCGATTGAAGGCaataaagttgattttttttccacccAATACGACATCAAAATTACAGCCTCTTGATCAGGGAATTataaaaagtttcaaatttcattataaacgcAGGATCTTACAAACAGTACTAGATGGATTTGAGTCCAATGGCACTATCCCCAAAATTGATCTCTTGGATTGCATTCATACGTCGGCGGCAGTGTGGAGAGTAGATTTAACCCAGGAGACTATTCAAAACTGCTTCAGAAAGGCTGGTTTTGGGACACATAACTTCTATGACTATGAAGACGAACTGCCGctatcagaattgaaaaaaattatgaccagTGAACAAAAGGTAGCTTTAGATCTCCAAGAGTCTGTTTTTAAATGTTTGGAGGTATTGAATGCTGATGATAAGGTTTCTTTGGAGGAATATATAAATGTGGACGTGGATCTTATAACAAGTGAAAATCCTTCAGAGGATGAGATCTTGGAATATGTGAACAATAAACAAgaagacttggaaaatttttcagagacCATACCTGAAGATGACGATGAAGATGACAGTGTAGGAGCTGCAAGACAAAAGCCTTCTGACGCTGAAGTTGCTAAAGCAATTGAAACCATTCGGCTTGCGTTTTCAATGAATGAGGCTGCAACTGATGACGATTTAACTCTCATATTCGAAATAAGCAAGAAATTTGAAGCCTATCgtctaaacaataaaacatttagGCAAACTTtaataactgattttttttaa